The genomic DNA ATGGAATATGTGGAAGGTAAGACGCTGGCTGAAATTGTCATCCAGCATGGATCGCTCCCCGTGGCTCACGCCTGCCATTACATTCGTCAAGTCGCGATTGGATTACAGCACGCGTTTGCAGTAGGCATGATCCATCGGGACATCAAACCTCAAAACCTGATGCGTACTCCCAAAGGTGTTGTGAAAATCCTCGATTTCGGTCTCGCGCGATTCGCGACCCATCAAAACGACCCGAGTGAATCCTCTCTCACCGGAGACGGCAGCACTGTCGGCACGCCCGATTACATCGCCCCCGAACAGGCCCGAAATTCTCGCGATGCTGACATCCGGTCGGACATCTATGCCCTCGGATGCACCGCTTATTACCTGCTCGCCGGACGTGTTCCATTTCCTGCTGACAGCTCGCTGGAAAAAGTCCTGGGGCATCTGCAGCGAGAACCTCAGTCGCTGACTGAACTTCGTAGCGACCTGCCTGCGGAACTGCCTCTTGTCATTGCCCGAATGATGGCCAAACAACCGGCAGACCGATTCCAAACCCCAATCGAAGTCGCCGACGCACTTAAGCCTTTCCTGACATCTGCCGATGAAAACCTACAGACAAAGACTGTTTCATCTGCGGATACAAAAAACAATCAGGCTTCATTAGCAAATCTATTCTCGTTCATTGAAGCCGATAATGACGCACAACTCGCAGCCACACGACCATTGTTGCAATCTCGGAAACCAAGCCGCCCACGAAGTCGCATTCTATTCATACAAACTGCGACAGCCTTAGTCATTGGGGTCTTGATAATCTTTACTGCGGCGACATGGTGGTGGCCTGCTGCAAACTCATCTGTCTCCGAAACAGAAACGGCGTCTGCTGGCAACATGTCGGTAAATCCCAATGATGGTGCAGCTTCATCATTGAAATCGGACGAGTGGTTCAATCTCATCGAGACTGTTCAGCTTCCTGATAATGTCGTCGCAGGAAACTGGCAGCAGGTGGATGGTGAACTGGAAGTTGCTGCTGGTGATAGCAGTCGATTGGAAATCCCCTACGTAGTACCTGCTGAGTACGATCTGGAAGTGACGTTCACTCGCCACACTGGCATACAATCGGTCGCAGTCGTTTTTGTCGTCGGCAATCATCAGGCAGTGTTTGATATCGATGCCTGGGACCGACATTTGGCTGGCATTCAACTCCGCGACGGTCTAAACCTGACCAGGCAACCTGCCGATCAAGTCGCCCAGAATGTGCAACTGGTCAACGGTCGAAAATATACCGCAGTACTAAAAGTGCGACAGCGTTCAATCGAAGCAATGCTCGATGGTCAACTCATTTCCCGCTATGAAGGAGAGGGATCAAATCTGAGCCTTCCAGAGGAATTCTGGTTATTGCCGCATGCCGACACGCTCGGAGTAGGTGCCTTTCAAAGTGAGACAATATTTCACGCGATCAGGCTCAGGCCGATATTGCCTTAGCGTTTTGAGTTTCGGTTTTATGCGAGAATGTTTTCTGCGATCCTTTGGTTATTCCTTTTGTTTCGCATGTTTCTTGTGAACAATTGCCCACTCACATGCGAACCCAGGGCAATTGGGCTTATCTCGTGAAGAATTATAATGTTCCGAACCTGGCTCCACTTAAACTCTATCGAATCTGAAGATGCGCGTTGCTAAAATACATGCGGACCTGCACAACAGTTTAATGTCTCCTGGTCAGAAACTGTGATATAAAATATTTGTTAAGGGAATAATAAAAAGAGTCCTCCCTGGTCCTTTAATTGAAATAATAAAAAGCGCTGGTCACCTCGAAGCATTCGCTCTACCACTTCGAGCTCGTATTGAAAATATTAAGAATTATGGAACATATTAAAGACGCAGAACTTCGCGACGAGATTAATTACCTCGGGAATATTCTGGGCGACACCATTCGTGATATTGCCGGGGATGAAGCCCTGGCAATTGTTGAGGACCTGCGCCGGATGGCATGGGATCGACGTGTCGGAGTGCAAGATGCCGGGCAAAGAATGTCCGAGCGGATCACGAATCTTAATAACGCACAAATTCAGATTGTGTTACGCGCCTTCAGTCTATTCCTCGACTTGTTGAATCTGGTTGAAGACCGTCGTCGCGTGCGAGTCTTGAGGGATCGGGCGCGACATGCCTATCCCCATCCGCACAGCGAGTCGATTCGCGCTGCAATTGCAGATCTCAAAGAGGCTGGAAAGTCTGCGGGGGAAATACAATCTATCGTTGATCACCTCCATATCGAACTTGTTTTCACAGCACATCCTACCGATGCAAAACGAAAATCCGTCCGGAGTAAACTGACCAGGATCCGCTCGATCATGGGGCAATTGGACAGTGCTTTAACTTCGGAGGAACGCGACGACGCCGAAGTCGCGATTCGAGGTGAGATCGAAATGTTATGGCAAACCGACTTCATTCGTCCTTGGCGTCCAACAGTGATGCAAGAAGTCGGACGCGGTCTATCCTTCAAACCCGTATTGTGGAAAGAAGTTCCAAAGATTTCACGAGAATTGAGTCGCGGCTTAAGGGAAAACTATGGCGAGGAGATTCAATTAACTCGCCCTTGCGTGACCTTCGGTTCATGGATTGGTGGTGACCGGGATGGCCACCCCGGCGTCACCTCTGAGATCACCAGACAAACGCTGACCTGGTTACGGGAAGAAGCGATCGCACTGCAGTTGAAACGCTGCGATGGGTTAATGGGGGCGTTGAGCCTTTCCCTGTCCAACCACTCAACTGTTTCCCCACTCGAATCCTCTGTTGCAGAAAGAGTGCAACGCTTTCCGGATTTGGAATTGAGAACATCCAGAATTCCGCCTGGAGAAGTTTATCGCCGCTGGCTGGCGATCATTCGTTGGAGACTTGAACAGACCAATCAGCCTACCGTTGCTGAAGCAGGTTACCAATCGGCAGACGAGTTCCTCAATGATGTTGAACTGATGACATCTGAGATGAATGGCCACCCCGGAATGAAATTCGCTTTAGAGGACCTGACATCGTGGCAGTCACAGATCAAAACATTCGGTTTGAATTTAGCGAAACTTGATGTTCGACAGAATGCAAAAGTCCACCGCGAAGTCATCAACGAACTGCTGAAAGAGTTGGGACTGTGTGAAGATCCTGAAACTCTGGATGAAACGGCTCGTCTCAATTTACTCGCGGACACTTTGGAAACTCAACTCCTGAAATCTTCCATCACAGTGTCTGACACTGTTCGCGAATGTTTAAATACTTTTCAGGTTTTGCATGAAGCTTCACAACAATTCTCTGAGGCAGCGCTCGGAATGCTTGTCATCAGCATGACTGCCGTCCCCAGCGATGTCCTTTCGGTGTTATGGCTTTGGAAGCAAACCTCCATCGATGCAGACTCTTGTGTTCCACCGATTGTTCCCCTGCTGGAGACAATTGGCGACTTGGAACATGGTCCTGCGATTTTGTCGGGAATGTTGGAAATTCCCGCTTATCGAGAAACCGTGCGGAAGCAGGGAAATCAGCAGGTGATAATGCTCGGCTATTCTGACAGCACAAAAGATGGAGGCTATCTGACCGCCTGCTGGTCGTTGTTCCAGGCACAACGCAATCTGGTTGAAGTGGCTTCGAAATTCGGTGTCGAACTGACGTTTTTCCACGGCCGGGGTGGATCGCTTGGACGCGGTGGGGGGCCTGCCGCTCGCAGTATTCTGTCACTGCCTCGGGGGACTTTTCATGGCTCATTGAGACTGACCGAACAAGGCGAAGTTCTGGCAGATCGTTACGATGATCCAGCCATCGCAAGGCGACATTTGGAGCAAGTGGTCTGGTCTTCGTTGCTGGCAGCCAGCGAGCCGGCCTCGCATGATGCCAACGACTGGCATGAGTTGATGGACCAGATTTCGCAAACATCATTCTCATTTTATCGCGAACTCCTGGAACAACAGGATTTCGTGGAGTTCTTCCGCCTGGCAACCCCTGTATCAGAAATCGAACAATTGCCGATTGGATCGCGTCCCTCACGTCGCATACCGGGCGGTGGACTGAGCGATCTGCGAGCAATTCCCTGGGTTTTCTCATGGACGCAAACGCGGTGCTTACTGCCTGCCTGGTATGGAATGGGGGCTGCACTGCAACCATTATTGGACGAAGAATCAACCCGATCCAAACTGATCGCGATGTTCCGTGATTGGCCGTTCTTTCGAGCACTCGTCGAGAACGCGGAACTGGCCCTTGCGAAGTCCGATATGTCTATCGCCGCTCGTTATGCTGATCTTGCAACCGGCAAACCTTCGCTCGAACAAATTGCAACCATGATCGACAAAGAATTTGCAATGTCGAAACAGGCCGTACTTCAACTGACTGGGAATAACGGACTTCTCGATGGTACCCCCTGGTTAAAAGAATCGATCCGCGTCCGCAATCGCTTTATCGATCCCTTAAATCTAATTCAAATCGAACTGCTCCGTCGCGGACGTCGATCAAATTTGTCGGAGGAAGAGTCAGAAGAACTTCGCCACCTGACACGACTCTCGATAAACGGTGTCGTGGCTGGAATGCGAACCAGCGGATGAGCAAATCCAACATCTACTAAACCTAAATGAGGATTCGAACGTTTCTGGCTCAAGTGTTGCAAACGGTGCACTGCCATTCGACGAACCGGTTGCCGGAGGACCGTAGTAACATTCTCACACATGGTCGCAGAACGAAAGTGAGTCAACCGATTGAGAAATTATTTTCGGCCATCGGGTTATTACCATGCCCGAGAAGTTCTCTGCTAATACAGACTCCAATTCCAACAGCGCATAAGCACAATCCTTGCACTTCCTGTTCAAACAAAATAATCGTCCTACTCTAGGTAATGATGGCTTTCCAATTTCACAATAACCCATAACACTGAAACATCGCCAAAGAGTTTTTTTCAATTCCAGGGACTGTTACGATTGAGAACACAAATGATGTCCGATTCCATTCCCCACTGCCATGAAGTTTAATTATGACGATTCGTCGATTCACGTTCTCTCTTGTCTGGCTATTTGTATTGGCAGGCTCAATTCAGGCTCAGCAACCGGGTGAGAGTGTTCAAGCTCAAACATTCGGCCCCTATCTGTATGAGGTGAAGCCGGATGCGGAAGCGTTTCAATCGTTCAATCCGAAGAAGGCTCCGCCGATTGGCGATCTGCTGTTTCGTGTAGGAGATCGACTGGCCATCTGTGGGGATTCGATTACCGAACAGAAGATGTACTCCCGGCTAATTGAAACGTATCTGACGGTTTGCGTTCCTCAACTGAACGTCACGGTCAGACAGTATGGCTGGAGTGGTGAAAAAACGGATGGATTTCTGCGACGGATGGCTAAAGACTGTCTCACCTTCCAGCCGACGATTGCCACCCTCGCTTATGGGATGAACGATTCGCGTTATCGTCCGTTTGATGTGACGAACGGTCAATGGTACAGCGATCATTACAGTGCGATCGTACGTAACTTCAAGCAGAACGATGTGCGCGTGGTTGTCGGCTCGCCGGGATGTGCGGGAAAAATTGCCAGTTGGGTCAAAAGTCGCTCAGGCACACTGGAACAACACAACTTGAATTTATGTGCGCTGCGGGATATTGCCATCGACGTTGCTGAAAGGGAAAACGTTCGCTTCGCTGATATTTTCTGGCCGATGTATCAGGCTCAGGTCTTTGCACCCGGTCAGCATGAGACGACTGATGAAAAGCCGTATCTAGTCGCAGGTCAGGATGGCATTCATCCCGGATGGGCCGGGCAGGTTATTATGGCTTGGGCATTTTTGCGATCGTTGGGACTAGATGGAGAGATTGGAACAATCACGATTGATCCTGAACTCAGCAAAGCGTTTGCCTCAACGGGTCATAATGTCGACGCCTTCGACGCTGGAAAATTAACAGTAACAAGTTCACGCTATCCCTTGTGTGCCCGTGGAGATCTGAATGATCATAATTCGATCCGATCAGGCATGACACTGGTTCCGTTTTCTGAAGAGCTGAATCGTTTTCTATTAATAGTCAAAGTCCCTGATAGCACGAGGTGGCAGATCACTTGGGGGACTCAATCAAAGGTTTACACGGCAAAAGATTTGCAGAAGGGAATCAATCTGGCCTGGGAGTTTCCCGAAAATCCATTCTGCGAGGCTTTTGATCGAGTGGATCGAGCCGTGGCGGAAAAGCAGGCTTTTGAGACGGTGCAAGTCAAGAAGATTTTTCATGGTTCTGAAGGAAAAACTGATTTCGACGCTGCCGTCAAACGAACCGAAGCCATCCGTCAGCCACTGGCCGATGCGATTACTAAAGCGATGAAACCAGTCACGCATACAATAGAGATTCGCGAAGTCATTAATGACCAATAATCTCAAGCTGTCTTTCTATTCCTGATCTAGGATTCGCTCAATTTTACTGCCCTGATTTCCACCAGCCATCACTTGTTGCTGATTAGGTCCTTCGACGAGAATCCTGGTGTTGTCACCAATCATGAGATTGTCTTTGATGACAATATTGAGTGTCTCTGGTCGTGAATCGACGCGAATTGCTGCGATTTGATGCTGATCCGTTTCAATGATGTTGTCAGCAATTAAATAGTGTGCCGTGGGAGTGTTGAGTTTATCTCCCTTGGCTTCGTTGATCGTGATATTGGCATTCCACAGCATGTGACGTTCATCGCCATTGAATTTCCGGCCATTGAGCGAGAAAACATTTCCTGTCACTACGCAGCGAAGCGAATCAGGAATCCACAGCCCTTCCCGGCCACTTCCCTCAATCGTGTTTCCAGTCAACGTACAAAATTGACTCCCCCGTTCAATGGTAACGCCGCGGGATCCATTATCTTGAATGATGTTATTTGTGGCTAACACATGCTGGCAGGTCTCCAGAAAGTAACCTCCCATTTGAGCCCGGTAAATACGGTTGTCTGAGATCTGGCCGTGATTACAAAAGTAGAAATGGGTTCCATCGGATCGAGAATCTTCAAAGCGACAACCGCGGACAACAAAATTCTGGACATGATAAAATGCGATCAGTCCCTGATCTTCACGACTCGAACCCGCTTCAGGACCACGCTTGACCGGAGGAGGTGCCTGATAGTCTCCATAATAATTAGAGCAGTTATCGATGATCGTATCGATTACCCAGATATCCGATGCAGGATGTTCGGCATCCTTGGCAAACAATCCAATTCCATTACTGGAAAGATCACGCATCTCCATTTCACGGATCCGGATATTTTTGCATTGTCCTGAAAGATGAATTCCTCGGATATTCACTCCCTCAGGCCATGACTCATTTTGCCCAACAATTGTCCCACCCTGAATTTTCAAATCGTTGATGTCTGTACCATGAAAGAGTTGACCATCCTCAGTACAGTCTTTGCTGAATACAAAACGGGTCCCGTCCATCTGTAGAGTCAGATTGGAAGAGAGGCGTAACCCATGAGGATCGTCAATCCGAAAAGTGATAGCCGGAAAGAAGACCACTCCACCAGTGGTTGAGCATGAGTTGAGCGCCTGTTGAAGTTCGGACTGATAACAGACGGATCCATCACTCACATAGCCCTCGGGCAGGAAATTCGAAGCATCCACAGGAACATAGGTATGAGTGATATTTTCTGTTTGTCCATAAAGTATTGACAATGGAAAGTAGCAGACAATTAATGTTATCACAAAAAAACGAGCGTCGTTTAATGTTGGCATTGATACTCCAATGAGGAAATTCTTAGTGGCAAACATCAGATCATTGAATGATAACAGGGGAGTATACTGGTAGAAATCCAACAAGAGACCGACCTTTTCGGACACAGGTTCATGAGTTGAAATCTATCGCCGACGCCGTTGAGTTCGCTGCAGATCTTCAACAAGCCTACTCATTAAGTGAATGATTCCAATTAAAGCTTCGGGGTGTGTGCCACTGGCTTCGCCAGTGCAAATCGAGAGTGGTGGATTCAATTTTGAAATGCACGGGTTGATGGAAAAAGAGTGACATTCGTGAGATGGTTTGTTTTGACCAAACGACCATCAATCCTACTAAGAAGAAATCACGAATGTCACACACGCATCTTACTGCTGAGGAACGTGATTCCATAGCGCACATGCACGCCCTGGGACACTCTCGAATAGAAATTGCGCGCGAGTTATCCCGAGACCCCAGCACGATCTCCCGAGAACTGCGGCGGAATTCGGATGCGACCGGGAAGTATTTCGCCGGGAAAGCCGACCGCAAAGCGCGACGGCGTCGACAACTCTGCAAACTCCCCTGGAAACTCAACCACGCTCCGCTCAAAGAATTCCTGCTCGATAAGTTGTCTCTCAAGTGGTCGCCGGAACAGATTGCAGGTCAACTCTTGCGACTGCATCCTCGGGAGGCCAGAATGCGAATATCCATTGAGACGATTTACGCCTGGATCAAAGCAAACAAAAAGCAGGGCGGCAACATCTACAGGCAGCTGCGTCAATCGAGAAAGAAACGCCGCAAACGCTACGGCACAGGGATCTCCAGACGATGCGACCCGACCAAAAAGCCAATGGATCAGCGACCGGTTTCTGCACGCAATCGTTCGCGGATCGGGCACTGGGAATCGGATACCATCGAGGGTCAAAAGGGGACCGGCTACATTGTCACGCATGTCGAACGCAAGACCGGCTATCTTGTGGCGAGCTATCTGCCGGACAAGAAAGCATCGACGTTGAACGCGGCTTCGGTGTTTGCGTTTGAGGGGTTGCCATCGTCATTGATTCGAACTTTGACGACGGACAACGGGAGTGAGTTTTCGGGTCATCGAGAGTTGGAGCAAGCCCTGCATTGTGCGATCTATTTTGCTCCGGCTCGCCAGCCGTGGCAACGCGGCCAGAATGAGAACACCAACGGGCTTCTGCGGCAATACTTCCTGAAGGGGAGCGATTTCCGTAAACTGAAAGCCGAGGATATTCAAGCGGCTGTGATGGAGTTGAACAACCGGCCTCGCAAAAAGTACCAATTCAAATCACCACACGAACTGTTCGAACCCAAAACCCGTGCATTTCAAAATTGAATCCACCAGTAACAATGAAGTTTCGATAGACTGGCAAAACCAGTGCTACCCTATTTTCTAAAATTGGAACGATCCACTACTCATCAAGTGATGATTCAATTGATTCCTAAGTCGCTCCGACAGTTGCTGCCTCCAGTCTACAACACACTAATTTCCACGATGTGACCGGATCAGTTCCCTGCTCCACATGTGGCATATTCATGATTGCTTTTTGAATCTTTGGAGCCATGTTCAATATCTTCATGATCTGTAAGTCTTATTGATTCTGTACGAGTTGATTAGGTTGCGACCACTGAATGCGAGCCAGATGAACTGTTCCAACTGCTTTGCGTCGCGGCATCCAGGAGCCAACTGTGACCCATGATTCGTGCGGGCTGGCGTTAGTGACGTGAAAGTTGCCCATCAGAGGAACTTCATCAGGTCGTTTCACTCCATCGCCAATCAATGGATGCACAACCTGTTCCGTTTCACGTATGAGAACCATGCGCTGGGGATCGACTCGTGCCATCAACAATGGAGCACGCCAGCGTATGACATTTCGATTCACTTCCATTTTGCGAGTGTAGACCAGGAACAACCCCTCGGAGTGAGTCAGCCAGTGTTGTTGAGTTGTCGACATACTGAGAGGTTCACCGTTGTCCCACATCCATGCCTTTTTGGGCATCCAGTTCAGGCCATCCTCGCTGGTACTGACATACCCCCGATCGTCTTCCGCACGAATCGTTATGTAGAATTGCTTTTGAAACTGTGTCACTGAGGGTTCGAGCAAACCGCGACCATGATTAAGTTCGAGTGGCGGGCCGACATCAAGAATCTGCAATCGTTCTCCATCGTACTCACAGCGCACACCTGCAACGGATCTATTCTTTGACTCGGCTCCAAAAGTGAAGGCCAGCAGAATATCACCATTAGGCAATACGATACGCTGTCCACAATTATTGGTGTAAATAAAGCTGCCACGTGGATCATCCCATTCAAGTTTACGGGCTTCCGACCAGTTTCCACTGGCATCACGGATACTATAAATTGGATACCGGGAGAGCTGGTCCTGTTTTGAAAATTTTTCGCCCCGGTAAAAAACAACATGCCCCAAAGCAAGCACGGATTTTGTTTGGGGATGATACTCTGGAACAACATCACATACGCCCTGACGCAAGCCTTTGTATTCAGGCACGGGACGCTGCCCCAAACGAGAAACCAATTTGGGTTCCGTCCAGGTCTGACCAAGATTATCGGAGGAAGTCCAATGGACCGGACCGAAATAATCAGATCCCGTGATACTCTGCATGGTCATTAATGCCATTGGAGCAGCACTATCCTGTGGAACCATGCAGGCTCGTGGATGAAACCATGTGGTACTCTTGCCGTCGGAGTTATCCCAAAGTGTACTTTGTTGAATGGATTTAATTAATCGGGATGTCTTGTCTGTGGACTCAGCCCACAATGGGGATGTAATCGCCAATCCTCCAGCAGCAAGAAAATGACGACGATTGAGTGTTTGCTCCAATTGCATTAAACCCTCCGAAATTGGGATACCAAATATTTATTAATCTGACGATGAGCGGATCACTAATATTGCCCAGTTTGCTGCAGCTATTCAAGAAGCACACTGAAAATGCGAGTGATTCAAATTGTATCCAAATGCATTTTCTGTATACCCCAATACTTCACGCCTACAATCTCCATTTCGTAACCGGAGCCCCCCTGCTCTACTCGGGGTAAAAAAATCGCCTCTTGAATGTCTGGTGCCAAATGCAATAGGTTCATGATCTGTGATATTCGTGCCCGACTTATATGGCGCTAATCACGAGTTCGACATAGTCGTTGATGTGTCCATCTCGGATCAGCTGCTCATAACGAATAAGATCACGCAATTGGAATCCAATCCCCAACACGAATGCCGCGGTGCCAGTCAATCATTTTGTTTGACTTTACCAACTAACGCGGATTGTTCATGCTTTAAGTCAAACAGATTCGATTTCTACTCCCCGGACTGCTTGTCATAATAACTCCTGGACCGTGATGGAGCCTCTATTCGACGAAACGAGATGAGGTCACACGACTCCCAGTTTTCTGTACTGAACTTACGAGTCAATGACTTCCCGCTCGCTTTTTAACAAGAAAATACACCAGCCATGCAAACTTCACCTTCATCTCTTATCACTGACCAGCATCGCGAACTATACCAGCGTGAAGGTTACTTCATTCTGGAAAATGTGATTTCGGACGAGCATCTGCAGATACTGCGGGACTCGTGTGATCAGCTGATTGACCTGATGCATCAGGAGATGGATCGACAGGGGACCGATCACATTCATATCAGTCATCGCGGCAAGCGATACCACATTGCCAAACAATACGACAAGACACCTCGGCTGTCTGAGTACGTTTTTAGCCCGCTGATGGCCGATGTTTGCCGAGCGACGATTGGTGAAACCGCGTACCTTTTTTATGACCAGTATGTTGCAAAGTGTGCCGAACAGGGGATCAGCTTTTCATGGCACCAGGATGGCGGCTACCTCGGATTTCCACACACGCCCTATGTTACGGTCTGGGCAGCGGTCGACGACATGACGCTGGAGAATGGCACGGCATACGTCATGCCATATTCGACCATCGGTATCCGGTCTCTCGTCGAACATATTCGTGACCCGGAAACGGGTGACAAGGTTGGATACTTCGGGAAAGAACCCGGCATTCCTGCCATTGTGCCCGCCGGCAGCCTGGTCGTGTTCAGCTCACTCACTTT from Rubinisphaera italica includes the following:
- a CDS encoding serine/threonine protein kinase, translated to MEFLQAHHPDPETLAAFLNGELTDVQQQQIESHVESCEYCCQQMRAVPADQLLTQLRHYHSSKAGETLALVQQSELETDSGEFHLASEYVNPEDIAIPFPLQEHPRYRIIKKLGAGGMGVVYLAEHRMMARLVALKVVNAQFLTCQSALDRFHREVKAAARLTHRNIVTAFDAEQADDIHFLVMEYVEGKTLAEIVIQHGSLPVAHACHYIRQVAIGLQHAFAVGMIHRDIKPQNLMRTPKGVVKILDFGLARFATHQNDPSESSLTGDGSTVGTPDYIAPEQARNSRDADIRSDIYALGCTAYYLLAGRVPFPADSSLEKVLGHLQREPQSLTELRSDLPAELPLVIARMMAKQPADRFQTPIEVADALKPFLTSADENLQTKTVSSADTKNNQASLANLFSFIEADNDAQLAATRPLLQSRKPSRPRSRILFIQTATALVIGVLIIFTAATWWWPAANSSVSETETASAGNMSVNPNDGAASSLKSDEWFNLIETVQLPDNVVAGNWQQVDGELEVAAGDSSRLEIPYVVPAEYDLEVTFTRHTGIQSVAVVFVVGNHQAVFDIDAWDRHLAGIQLRDGLNLTRQPADQVAQNVQLVNGRKYTAVLKVRQRSIEAMLDGQLISRYEGEGSNLSLPEEFWLLPHADTLGVGAFQSETIFHAIRLRPILP
- a CDS encoding SGNH/GDSL hydrolase family protein; this translates as MTIRRFTFSLVWLFVLAGSIQAQQPGESVQAQTFGPYLYEVKPDAEAFQSFNPKKAPPIGDLLFRVGDRLAICGDSITEQKMYSRLIETYLTVCVPQLNVTVRQYGWSGEKTDGFLRRMAKDCLTFQPTIATLAYGMNDSRYRPFDVTNGQWYSDHYSAIVRNFKQNDVRVVVGSPGCAGKIASWVKSRSGTLEQHNLNLCALRDIAIDVAERENVRFADIFWPMYQAQVFAPGQHETTDEKPYLVAGQDGIHPGWAGQVIMAWAFLRSLGLDGEIGTITIDPELSKAFASTGHNVDAFDAGKLTVTSSRYPLCARGDLNDHNSIRSGMTLVPFSEELNRFLLIVKVPDSTRWQITWGTQSKVYTAKDLQKGINLAWEFPENPFCEAFDRVDRAVAEKQAFETVQVKKIFHGSEGKTDFDAAVKRTEAIRQPLADAITKAMKPVTHTIEIREVINDQ
- a CDS encoding phytanoyl-CoA dioxygenase family protein; amino-acid sequence: MQTSPSSLITDQHRELYQREGYFILENVISDEHLQILRDSCDQLIDLMHQEMDRQGTDHIHISHRGKRYHIAKQYDKTPRLSEYVFSPLMADVCRATIGETAYLFYDQYVAKCAEQGISFSWHQDGGYLGFPHTPYVTVWAAVDDMTLENGTAYVMPYSTIGIRSLVEHIRDPETGDKVGYFGKEPGIPAIVPAGSLVVFSSLTFHRSGANTTDRMRRAYVTQYSPEPIYKPGTQELMHLGVPFLQQ
- the ppc gene encoding phosphoenolpyruvate carboxylase, which translates into the protein MEHIKDAELRDEINYLGNILGDTIRDIAGDEALAIVEDLRRMAWDRRVGVQDAGQRMSERITNLNNAQIQIVLRAFSLFLDLLNLVEDRRRVRVLRDRARHAYPHPHSESIRAAIADLKEAGKSAGEIQSIVDHLHIELVFTAHPTDAKRKSVRSKLTRIRSIMGQLDSALTSEERDDAEVAIRGEIEMLWQTDFIRPWRPTVMQEVGRGLSFKPVLWKEVPKISRELSRGLRENYGEEIQLTRPCVTFGSWIGGDRDGHPGVTSEITRQTLTWLREEAIALQLKRCDGLMGALSLSLSNHSTVSPLESSVAERVQRFPDLELRTSRIPPGEVYRRWLAIIRWRLEQTNQPTVAEAGYQSADEFLNDVELMTSEMNGHPGMKFALEDLTSWQSQIKTFGLNLAKLDVRQNAKVHREVINELLKELGLCEDPETLDETARLNLLADTLETQLLKSSITVSDTVRECLNTFQVLHEASQQFSEAALGMLVISMTAVPSDVLSVLWLWKQTSIDADSCVPPIVPLLETIGDLEHGPAILSGMLEIPAYRETVRKQGNQQVIMLGYSDSTKDGGYLTACWSLFQAQRNLVEVASKFGVELTFFHGRGGSLGRGGGPAARSILSLPRGTFHGSLRLTEQGEVLADRYDDPAIARRHLEQVVWSSLLAASEPASHDANDWHELMDQISQTSFSFYRELLEQQDFVEFFRLATPVSEIEQLPIGSRPSRRIPGGGLSDLRAIPWVFSWTQTRCLLPAWYGMGAALQPLLDEESTRSKLIAMFRDWPFFRALVENAELALAKSDMSIAARYADLATGKPSLEQIATMIDKEFAMSKQAVLQLTGNNGLLDGTPWLKESIRVRNRFIDPLNLIQIELLRRGRRSNLSEEESEELRHLTRLSINGVVAGMRTSG
- a CDS encoding right-handed parallel beta-helix repeat-containing protein — its product is MPTLNDARFFVITLIVCYFPLSILYGQTENITHTYVPVDASNFLPEGYVSDGSVCYQSELQQALNSCSTTGGVVFFPAITFRIDDPHGLRLSSNLTLQMDGTRFVFSKDCTEDGQLFHGTDINDLKIQGGTIVGQNESWPEGVNIRGIHLSGQCKNIRIREMEMRDLSSNGIGLFAKDAEHPASDIWVIDTIIDNCSNYYGDYQAPPPVKRGPEAGSSREDQGLIAFYHVQNFVVRGCRFEDSRSDGTHFYFCNHGQISDNRIYRAQMGGYFLETCQHVLATNNIIQDNGSRGVTIERGSQFCTLTGNTIEGSGREGLWIPDSLRCVVTGNVFSLNGRKFNGDERHMLWNANITINEAKGDKLNTPTAHYLIADNIIETDQHQIAAIRVDSRPETLNIVIKDNLMIGDNTRILVEGPNQQQVMAGGNQGSKIERILDQE
- a CDS encoding sialidase family protein, which translates into the protein MQLEQTLNRRHFLAAGGLAITSPLWAESTDKTSRLIKSIQQSTLWDNSDGKSTTWFHPRACMVPQDSAAPMALMTMQSITGSDYFGPVHWTSSDNLGQTWTEPKLVSRLGQRPVPEYKGLRQGVCDVVPEYHPQTKSVLALGHVVFYRGEKFSKQDQLSRYPIYSIRDASGNWSEARKLEWDDPRGSFIYTNNCGQRIVLPNGDILLAFTFGAESKNRSVAGVRCEYDGERLQILDVGPPLELNHGRGLLEPSVTQFQKQFYITIRAEDDRGYVSTSEDGLNWMPKKAWMWDNGEPLSMSTTQQHWLTHSEGLFLVYTRKMEVNRNVIRWRAPLLMARVDPQRMVLIRETEQVVHPLIGDGVKRPDEVPLMGNFHVTNASPHESWVTVGSWMPRRKAVGTVHLARIQWSQPNQLVQNQ
- a CDS encoding IS30 family transposase; protein product: MSHTHLTAEERDSIAHMHALGHSRIEIARELSRDPSTISRELRRNSDATGKYFAGKADRKARRRRQLCKLPWKLNHAPLKEFLLDKLSLKWSPEQIAGQLLRLHPREARMRISIETIYAWIKANKKQGGNIYRQLRQSRKKRRKRYGTGISRRCDPTKKPMDQRPVSARNRSRIGHWESDTIEGQKGTGYIVTHVERKTGYLVASYLPDKKASTLNAASVFAFEGLPSSLIRTLTTDNGSEFSGHRELEQALHCAIYFAPARQPWQRGQNENTNGLLRQYFLKGSDFRKLKAEDIQAAVMELNNRPRKKYQFKSPHELFEPKTRAFQN